Proteins found in one Lysinibacillus fusiformis genomic segment:
- a CDS encoding nucleobase:cation symporter-2 family protein, with protein MNTFKSSALAIQHLLAMYAGAILVPLIIGGAIGFDSTQMTYLVAIDIMMCGIATLLQVYSGKFIGIGLPVVLGCTFTAVSPIIAIGTNPEQGITDIYGSIIASGVIVMIIAGFFGKLVKFFPPVVTGSVVSIIGISLLPVALNNMAGGQGAEDFASASNVALAFITLVIILIVYRFSTGFVRAISILIGLVAGTILGAFMGKVDFSPVSEADALHMVQPFYFGMPTFDVTAIITMTLVAMVSLVESSGVYFALSDICNKKLDSKDLARGYRSEGLASVIGGIFNAFPYTTFSQNVGLTRMSGVKDRKVIYITGGLLVALGFLPKIAALTTIIPTSVLGAAMLAMFGMVITQGMGMLVPVMNESAENAMIAAVAVSLGVGVSVVPGIFDALPESISLLTSNGIVCGSVTAIILNILFNMIGPKHKKDPMHGEV; from the coding sequence ATGAATACCTTTAAATCGTCTGCGCTAGCGATTCAACATTTACTTGCAATGTATGCTGGAGCCATCCTAGTGCCACTGATTATCGGTGGGGCAATTGGCTTTGATTCAACACAAATGACGTATTTAGTAGCGATTGATATTATGATGTGTGGGATCGCTACACTTTTACAAGTTTATTCAGGTAAATTCATTGGTATCGGCTTACCGGTTGTACTTGGTTGTACATTCACAGCAGTAAGTCCAATTATTGCGATAGGTACAAACCCAGAGCAGGGTATTACGGACATTTATGGTTCCATTATTGCTTCTGGTGTAATTGTAATGATTATTGCAGGCTTCTTCGGTAAGCTTGTGAAATTCTTCCCACCAGTCGTAACAGGGTCAGTTGTTTCGATTATCGGTATTTCCTTATTACCAGTAGCATTAAACAATATGGCAGGTGGACAAGGTGCTGAGGATTTTGCCTCTGCCTCTAATGTAGCTTTAGCGTTTATTACTTTGGTTATCATTTTAATCGTTTATCGTTTTTCTACAGGCTTTGTTCGTGCCATTTCTATTCTGATTGGATTAGTAGCAGGAACAATTTTAGGTGCATTCATGGGGAAAGTTGACTTTAGCCCGGTTTCTGAAGCCGATGCACTTCATATGGTACAACCTTTCTACTTTGGAATGCCAACATTTGATGTAACGGCAATTATTACAATGACACTTGTAGCAATGGTATCCCTAGTAGAATCATCTGGTGTCTATTTTGCACTAAGCGATATTTGTAATAAAAAATTAGATTCAAAAGATTTAGCTCGCGGCTATCGTTCAGAAGGTCTTGCGTCAGTAATCGGTGGTATTTTCAATGCCTTCCCATACACAACATTCTCACAAAACGTGGGACTTACACGTATGTCAGGCGTAAAAGACCGTAAAGTCATTTACATCACAGGTGGATTACTAGTAGCACTTGGTTTCCTACCAAAAATCGCAGCATTAACAACGATTATTCCAACATCCGTACTAGGTGCGGCAATGTTAGCGATGTTCGGTATGGTGATTACACAAGGTATGGGTATGCTTGTACCAGTTATGAACGAGTCAGCAGAAAATGCGATGATTGCTGCTGTGGCAGTAAGTTTGGGTGTTGGTGTATCGGTTGTACCAGGAATTTTCGATGCACTGCCAGAAAGTATATCTCTTCTAACATCTAACGGTATCGTCTGTGGTTCGGTTACAGCGATTATCCTTAATATTTTATTCAACATGATTGGGCCGAAGCATAAAAAAGACCCGATGCATGGGGAAGTGTAA
- a CDS encoding APC family permease: MKSSFKRYVIGKPLRSDALGEQKLSKTKALAILSSDALSSVAYGPEQILIVLMTVGTMAFWYSLPIAAGVVVLLVALILSYRQVIFAYPHGGGAYVVSRENLGVNAGLVAGGSLLVDYILTVAVSVSAGTDAITSAFPSLHPYNVPIAIIFVIFLTILNLRGVTESASILAYPVYLFVGVMLLLIGIGLYNVATGQVPAELHPKIGTPVAGISLFILLKAFASGSSALTGVEAISNAIPNFRNPAPNNAAKTLLAMGAILAVLFIGIVSLSYFYGVAPTAEATVVSQLAEASIGRNFLYYIVQGTTAMILVLAANTGYSAFPLLAVNLSKDGFIPRIFQIRGDRLGYSNGILMLGVAAIVLIILFDGATEHLIPLYAVGVFIPFTLAQTGMMRKWWREKPKGWVARFTINTIGAAISFIVAMMFFVTKMPQVWPVFIFLPIIIFVFHRIKHHYQAVGEQLRLNHEELATIEGNVFIVPVAGITKVVENSLHYAKSLKVDKVIAFYVAFDQADAKAFEEKWNAWQPDVRLVTYYSPYRSITQPLIKFIDKVEHQCTKTGHKVTVVIPQFLPKKGWHHMLHNQSSLLIRTTLLFHRNVVIMTVPFHLSK, translated from the coding sequence ATGAAATCCTCATTCAAACGTTATGTAATCGGTAAACCATTAAGATCCGATGCGTTAGGGGAACAAAAGCTAAGTAAAACAAAGGCATTGGCCATATTATCGTCTGATGCGTTGTCATCAGTAGCCTATGGGCCAGAACAAATTTTAATTGTCCTGATGACGGTAGGTACAATGGCATTTTGGTATTCCTTACCTATTGCCGCTGGAGTGGTTGTTCTACTTGTGGCACTGATTTTATCCTATCGTCAGGTTATCTTCGCCTATCCACATGGGGGAGGCGCCTATGTCGTATCACGAGAGAATTTAGGCGTGAATGCAGGTCTTGTAGCTGGGGGCTCTTTGCTTGTTGATTATATTTTAACGGTAGCAGTAAGTGTGTCGGCAGGAACAGATGCCATTACATCGGCATTCCCAAGTCTTCACCCTTACAATGTACCCATTGCTATCATTTTTGTGATTTTCTTAACGATTTTAAACTTGCGAGGTGTAACGGAGTCAGCCTCTATCTTGGCGTATCCAGTCTATCTATTTGTAGGCGTTATGCTATTGTTAATTGGGATTGGACTTTACAATGTGGCAACTGGGCAGGTGCCAGCAGAGCTACATCCAAAGATTGGCACACCAGTGGCAGGGATTAGCCTATTTATTTTATTAAAGGCATTTGCCTCAGGAAGCTCAGCCTTAACAGGGGTAGAGGCCATTTCTAACGCAATTCCTAATTTTAGAAATCCTGCCCCTAATAATGCTGCTAAAACGCTTTTAGCAATGGGCGCCATTTTAGCCGTTTTATTCATCGGGATTGTTAGCCTATCTTACTTTTATGGGGTTGCACCAACAGCAGAAGCAACAGTAGTATCCCAGCTAGCAGAAGCTAGTATTGGTCGCAATTTCCTTTATTATATTGTACAGGGAACTACGGCAATGATATTAGTACTTGCAGCAAACACAGGATATTCAGCCTTCCCATTGCTTGCTGTGAATTTATCGAAGGATGGTTTTATCCCAAGAATCTTCCAAATTCGAGGGGATCGTCTTGGCTATTCAAATGGCATTTTAATGCTAGGTGTTGCAGCCATTGTTTTAATTATACTATTTGACGGGGCCACAGAGCATTTAATTCCGCTTTATGCAGTAGGGGTATTTATTCCCTTTACATTAGCGCAAACGGGAATGATGCGAAAATGGTGGCGCGAAAAACCAAAAGGTTGGGTAGCGAGATTTACAATCAATACAATAGGAGCAGCTATCTCTTTCATCGTGGCAATGATGTTTTTTGTGACAAAAATGCCTCAAGTTTGGCCTGTGTTTATCTTTTTACCAATTATAATTTTTGTATTCCATCGTATTAAGCACCATTATCAAGCCGTTGGAGAACAGTTAAGATTGAATCATGAGGAGCTGGCTACTATTGAGGGGAATGTTTTCATTGTGCCAGTAGCTGGTATAACGAAGGTGGTTGAAAATTCCCTACATTATGCTAAATCACTTAAGGTGGATAAAGTGATCGCCTTTTATGTAGCTTTCGATCAAGCAGATGCAAAAGCCTTTGAAGAGAAGTGGAACGCATGGCAACCTGATGTACGGTTAGTTACTTACTATTCACCATATCGCAGCATTACACAGCCATTGATTAAATTTATTGATAAAGTTGAACATCAATGTACGAAGACAGGTCATAAAGTAACGGTTGTTATCCCTCAATTTTTACCGAAAAAAGGCTGGCACCATATGCTACACAACCAATCGAGTCTTCTCATTCGTACGACACTGTTATTTCACAGAAATGTCGTCATTATGACAGTACCTTTTCATTTATCAAAATAA
- a CDS encoding xanthine phosphoribosyltransferase, with the protein MKLLQDKIIQEGKVLSSSVLKVDSFLNHQIDPMLMKEIGHEFANRFSDQVITKILTIESSGIAPSVMLGLEIGAPVVFARKRKSLTLSDNLYSSKVHSFTKNETNEISVSRNFLSEDDNILIVDDFLANGEAVKGLLDIAAQAGANVVGVGIVIEKGFQDGGKLLREQGVRVESLAIVDSLEDGKVTFATEARA; encoded by the coding sequence ATGAAGTTATTACAAGACAAAATTATACAAGAGGGTAAAGTATTATCTTCATCCGTATTAAAAGTTGATTCATTTTTAAACCATCAAATTGATCCGATGCTAATGAAGGAAATTGGTCACGAATTTGCAAATCGTTTCTCTGATCAAGTCATTACAAAGATTTTAACAATAGAATCTTCAGGTATCGCACCATCTGTCATGTTAGGCTTAGAAATTGGCGCGCCTGTCGTGTTCGCTCGTAAACGTAAATCATTAACGCTTTCAGATAACCTTTATTCATCAAAGGTACATTCATTCACAAAAAATGAAACAAATGAGATCTCTGTCTCACGTAATTTTTTAAGTGAAGATGACAATATTTTAATTGTAGATGATTTCTTAGCCAATGGTGAAGCTGTCAAAGGCTTACTTGATATTGCTGCACAAGCAGGTGCGAATGTTGTGGGAGTTGGAATTGTTATTGAAAAGGGCTTCCAAGATGGCGGAAAATTATTGCGTGAGCAAGGTGTTCGCGTTGAATCATTAGCAATTGTAGACTCTCTTGAAGATGGCAAAGTAACATTTGCTACGGAGGCTCGCGCGTAA
- a CDS encoding helix-turn-helix domain-containing protein: protein MHNNLKLIRKIYKVSQKELADSLQVSKAMISMWENNLKEKIPQSRVIEIINFFDIDDEVLFSEEVDVLKLEKKAMRNTLDDLIERYVSNSELENLEQLKKVEQYHSGLSKEIENMLNTPDKLLKIMRLSQILNNDEIDSTFNSQIRPFALNSVIDNFLSLIEEKKTMRIDTLFLVLECLTILDEGKIKQLRALLLEFDNREEI from the coding sequence ATGCATAATAATCTAAAACTTATACGAAAAATTTATAAGGTATCTCAAAAAGAATTAGCTGATAGTCTACAAGTAAGTAAGGCGATGATAAGCATGTGGGAAAATAATCTAAAAGAAAAAATACCACAATCTAGGGTAATAGAAATTATAAATTTTTTTGATATTGATGATGAGGTACTTTTTTCTGAAGAAGTAGATGTTTTGAAGTTGGAAAAAAAGGCTATGCGAAATACATTAGATGATTTAATAGAGAGATATGTAAGTAATAGTGAATTAGAAAACTTAGAACAATTAAAAAAAGTTGAACAGTATCATTCTGGATTATCAAAGGAAATAGAGAATATGCTCAACACCCCTGACAAATTATTAAAAATAATGCGCCTAAGTCAGATACTTAATAATGATGAAATTGATAGTACCTTTAACTCTCAAATTAGACCATTTGCATTAAATTCAGTAATCGATAATTTTTTATCATTAATTGAAGAAAAGAAAACGATGAGAATTGATACACTGTTTCTGGTTTTAGAGTGTTTAACAATATTGGATGAGGGAAAGATAAAGCAATTAAGGGCTCTACTTTTAGAATTTGATAATAGAGAAGAAATTTAA
- a CDS encoding tyrosine-type recombinase/integrase, whose amino-acid sequence MRKRVHVRRDVEEKPLSTFTFKQAFDYFYSAKKGEEVRKATLTTYDEHYRFFIQWLEHSGYEITKVDELSVVIVRDYMLYMREEHYNFKQKRVGLSIQTVNARIRFLKTWYSFLCNEELLEKNIMESIKFLKVDEKKVDLLTEDEMKRLFEAPNKKLWAQWRDFVLFHVLYDTALRISEAISLDCNDIDIVRRQIVLPANKAKDRRYRIIPITNHTLKLLIKLMDENKEVFNNHEAVFLNWFGERLATDTFRRNLARYLKKAGINKKFSCHDFRRQSITEMLKNGASVFAVQSIAGHSQISTTQKYVFFDDETIRLQHDLYSPLNRMAYKKRK is encoded by the coding sequence ATGCGTAAAAGAGTACACGTTAGAAGGGACGTTGAAGAAAAACCTTTATCGACATTCACGTTTAAGCAAGCATTTGATTATTTTTATTCAGCTAAAAAGGGTGAAGAGGTTAGAAAAGCAACTCTGACAACTTATGATGAACATTACCGATTTTTTATTCAATGGTTAGAGCACTCAGGATATGAAATCACCAAAGTAGATGAATTATCAGTGGTTATAGTGCGTGACTACATGCTATATATGCGTGAAGAACACTACAATTTCAAACAGAAGCGAGTAGGATTGTCCATTCAAACTGTTAATGCTCGTATTCGATTTTTAAAAACTTGGTATAGCTTCTTATGCAATGAGGAGTTACTTGAAAAAAACATTATGGAATCCATTAAGTTTTTGAAGGTTGATGAAAAGAAGGTTGATTTATTAACAGAGGATGAAATGAAACGACTATTTGAAGCTCCTAATAAAAAATTGTGGGCACAATGGAGAGATTTTGTATTATTTCATGTTTTATATGATACAGCTTTACGTATATCGGAGGCAATCAGTCTAGATTGTAATGATATAGATATTGTTCGTAGACAGATAGTATTACCTGCTAATAAAGCGAAAGATAGGCGTTATCGCATTATACCAATTACAAACCACACTTTAAAGCTATTAATTAAATTGATGGATGAGAATAAAGAAGTTTTCAATAACCATGAAGCTGTGTTTTTAAATTGGTTTGGTGAAAGGTTAGCGACAGACACATTTAGAAGGAATTTAGCAAGGTATCTGAAAAAGGCTGGAATCAATAAGAAATTTAGTTGTCATGATTTCAGGAGACAATCAATAACTGAAATGCTCAAAAATGGAGCATCAGTATTCGCAGTCCAATCTATAGCAGGGCATTCCCAAATTTCAACAACTCAAAAGTACGTATTTTTCGATGATGAGACAATTAGACTTCAACATGATTTATATAGCCCGTTAAACAGAATGGCTTATAAAAAAAGAAAATAG
- a CDS encoding helix-turn-helix domain-containing protein — MIKIPKRNELYFTGSDLRNRILCIGEHEHKIYMPNEIFSELINGFTNDKGELVQGFLDEDGKKIKEFTSSTHIAYAYSYVYLAHYMYRYCKYYYDGAKDIDEKMIKQILGFPAKSDSYTYITKKGGLLERMGYIRKESDKPIRPILEETSPELSEFLMESNYSELFGYNRRNRKINFPVKAFHREAWAEEDNYFNGTFFNVLNTHKINIEIFIYCMTDPELGVKGFYLYCFMLYNNDKFNNGFNCSFEKLASLTGLSIKTIRTQLENLEKRNMILNDHKPFCINKKDWQITKPNTYKTLAFEQFISNKLEYNEIPKQRKINAERYAKEIGFVNQEEVEEQSYKKKSMKKSNNSLNNYSYNTSIYDKNGVSIPLPF, encoded by the coding sequence TTGATTAAAATACCAAAAAGGAACGAATTATACTTTACTGGGAGCGATTTAAGGAACAGAATTTTGTGTATAGGAGAACATGAACATAAAATTTATATGCCGAATGAAATTTTTAGTGAATTAATCAACGGGTTTACAAATGATAAAGGGGAACTTGTTCAGGGTTTCCTTGATGAGGATGGTAAAAAAATAAAAGAATTTACCTCATCTACCCATATTGCTTATGCATATTCATATGTGTATCTTGCGCATTACATGTATAGGTACTGTAAATATTATTATGACGGCGCAAAAGATATAGATGAAAAGATGATAAAACAAATTTTAGGTTTTCCAGCGAAATCTGATAGTTATACTTATATAACAAAAAAAGGCGGTTTATTAGAGAGAATGGGTTATATTAGAAAAGAAAGTGATAAGCCAATTAGACCTATACTTGAAGAAACAAGCCCAGAATTATCGGAATTTTTAATGGAAAGTAACTACTCTGAATTATTTGGTTATAATAGAAGAAATAGGAAGATTAATTTTCCTGTTAAAGCATTTCATAGAGAAGCATGGGCGGAAGAAGATAATTATTTTAATGGTACTTTTTTTAATGTATTAAATACACATAAAATAAATATTGAAATTTTTATTTACTGTATGACTGACCCAGAACTAGGCGTAAAGGGCTTTTATCTATATTGTTTTATGTTGTATAACAATGATAAATTTAATAATGGATTTAATTGTTCATTTGAGAAATTAGCTTCATTAACAGGTTTGTCAATTAAAACCATTAGAACTCAGCTAGAAAATTTAGAAAAACGTAATATGATTCTTAATGACCATAAGCCGTTTTGTATTAATAAAAAAGACTGGCAAATTACTAAACCAAATACATATAAAACACTAGCATTTGAACAATTTATTTCAAATAAATTAGAATATAATGAAATTCCGAAACAAAGAAAAATAAATGCTGAACGATATGCAAAAGAAATAGGATTTGTAAATCAAGAAGAAGTTGAAGAGCAAAGCTATAAAAAGAAAAGTATGAAAAAATCAAATAATTCTTTAAACAATTATAGTTATAATACATCTATATACGATAAAAATGGTGTCTCTATTCCATTACCATTTTAA